Proteins found in one Salvia splendens isolate huo1 chromosome 10, SspV2, whole genome shotgun sequence genomic segment:
- the LOC121750862 gene encoding ABC transporter G family member 24-like: MGWLRVKEVCILVLVQMVLVQCQEIAVNDYNGINMSQLSDPTVMNQFTNIVYKRLSTLTEHLMNSQIAQKATFCITDQEEEWNKSFNYSSNLDFLSKCIAQTQGDLPKRLCTAAELKFYFTNFIASKKSAVSFLKPNTNCNSTTWVSGCEPGWACSSGLSQPNFTDSQEMPARTSNCQSCCEGFFCPQGLTCMIPCPLGSYCPRATHNASTGLCDPYMYQLPPGYQNHTCGGANIWGDVNRGGSMFCSAGSYCPTNTQEIPCAGRHYCLMGSTSEKPCYRLTSCDPNSHRQNISQYGAMLIVGISVILFIFYNCYEQVITIREKRHARSRETAVKSVKENARAQARWLAAKDTIARRAREVSRSFSHRVVHPPIHEIEEHHDSFEGVDPETGERARKKKVKAKHIGKDTQMFRYAYSQIEKEKTQEQHHKDASTFSAVISSAMDAGVSTRPTIEIAVKDLTVTLKHKKRHLLRSVNGEILPGRITALMGQSGAGKTTLLSALAGKTVGCSITGLVLINGKAVSIASYKKIVGFVPQDDVVHGNLTVEENIWFSANCRLSADLPKADKVLVVERVIESLGLQPVRNSLVGTVEKRGISGGQRKRVNVGLELVMEPSLLFLDEPTSGLDSSSSQLLLRALRREALEGVNICLVVHQPSYSLFNMFDDLILLAKGGLTAYHGAVSDVEHYFANLGIRVPDHINPPDYFIDVLEGMVKPQTSSGVSVTYEELPLRWMLHKGYPVPPDMQRNTSEDGVSAMHGTSGNQENHSTEHLSFGGELWQNLKYRVEAQFDVIRHNFLKSHDLSRRRTPRVVVQYRYFVGRIAKQRLREARIQAIDYLILLLAGACLGLIARSGDESFGMGGYTYTIIATSLLCKIAALRTFSLDKLEYRRERASGISSLAHFVAKDTIDHFNTLIKPLVYLSMFYFFSNPRSTFLDNYIVLLCLVYCVTGIAYTLAIFLEPGPSQLCSVLLPVVLTLLSTQPKDSQFMKILTNMCYPSWALEAFIVSNAKSYHGVWLIQRCGALLKAGYSLHDWNLCISLLMATGAACRALAFFGMLVLQKK, encoded by the exons ATGGGGTGGTTAAGGGTAAAAGAGGTGTGTATTTTGGTGTTGGTGCAAATGGTGCTGGTGCAGTGCCAAGAGATTGCTGTAAATGATTATAATGGAATCAACATGAGTCAGCTTAGTGATCCAACGGTGATGAATCAGTTCACCAACATAGTTTACAAACGTCTCTCCACCCTCACTGAGCATCTCATGAACTCTCAGATTGCTCAAAAGGCCACGTTCTGTATTACAGACCA GGAAGAGGAGTGGAATAAGTCTTTTAACTATTCCTCTAATCTGGATTTCTTGTCCAAATGCATTGCTCAAACTCAAG GAGATTTGCCCAAGAGGTTGTGTACAGCAGCAGAGCTGAAGTTCTACTTCACAAACTTCATTGCTAGCaagaaatccgcagtttctttcCTTAAACCAAACACAAACTGTAACTCAACGACATGGGTTTCGGGCTGTGAGCCCGGGTGGGCTTGCAGTTCGGGCCTTAGTCAGCCCAATTTCACGGACTCTCAAGAGATGCCGGCCCGGACTTCTAACTGTCAGTCTTGCTGTGAGGGCTTCTTCTGCCCTCAGGGCCTCACTTGCATGATAC CTTGTCCGTTGGGTTCCTACTGCCCCCGAGCCACACACAATGCCTCGACTGGACTATGTGACCC ATATATGTACCAGTTACCTCCAGGATATCAAAATCATACTTGTGGAGGGGCTAATATTTGGGGAGATGTTAACAGAGGCGGTTCCATGTTCTGTTCTGCAGGATCGTATTGCCCAACGAACACACAAGAAATACCATGTGCTGGCAG GCATTACTGCCTAATGGGATCTACTTCTGAGAAAC CTTGCTACAGGTTGACATCGTGCGATCCCAACTCACATAGGCAGAATATAAGCCAATATGGAGCAATGTTGATT GTTGGCATTAGTGTCATTCTGTTCATCTTCTACAACTGTTATGAGCAAGTCATCACAATCAGGGAAAAGAGGCATGCTAGATCAAGGGAGACTGCAGTGAAAAGTGTCAAGGAAAACGCTCGTGCACAAGCACGATGGCTAGCTGCAAAGGACACAATTGCTAGGAGAGCCCGTGAGGTGTCCCGTTCATTTTCACACAGAGTTGTTCACCCTCCAATACATGAGATTGAAGAGCATCATGATAGTTTTGAAGGTGTGGATCCGGAGACTGGAGAAAGGGCGAGGAAGAAGAAGGTGAAGGCGAAACATATTGGGAAAGATACTCAAATGTTCAGATACGCTTATTCTCAGATCGAGAAGGAGAAGACTCAAGAGCAACACCACAAAGATGCTTCGACCTTCTCTGCAGTGATTTCAAGTGCAATGGATGCTGGGGTGAGTACAAGGCCTACAATTGAGATTGCTGTCAAAGATCTCACAGTGACGTTGAAGCACAAAAAGAGGCATCTTTTAAGGTCTGTCAACGGGGAAATCCTGCCCGGTAGGATCACTGCTCTCATGGGGCAATCTGGGGCAGGAAAAACAACTCTTCTATCAGCATTGGCTGGAAAAACAGTAGGATGCTCAATAACAGGCTTGGTTCTGATAAACGGGAAGGCGGTATCGATAGCCTCGTACAAAAAGATCGTTGGATTCGTGCCACAGGATGATGTTGTGCATGGGAATTTGACAGTGGAAGAGAATATCTGGTTCAGTGCcaattgcag GCTTTCAGCTGATTTACCAAAAGCAGACAAAGTGCTTGTTGTTGAAAGAGTGATCGAGTCCCTCGGGCTGCAGCCAGTGCGCAACTCCTTGGTTGGCACTGTGGAGAAACGAGGCATCTCCGGAGGGCAGAGAAAGCGTGTGAATGTGGGACTGGAGCTAGTGATGGAACCTTCACTCTTGTTCCTAGATGAACCAACCTCCGGATTGGACAGCTCGTCTTCTCAGCTCCTTCTCAGAGCACTCAGACGTGAAGCTCTTGAAGGGGTAAACATTTGCTTGGTTGTCCACCAACCAAG TTATTCCTTGTTCAATATGTTTGATGACTTGATACTTCTAGCTAAGGGGGGCCTCACTGCCTACCATGGGGCAGTTAGTGATGTCGAGCATTACTTTGCAAACCTCGGTATCAGAGTCCCGGACCACATCAATCCACCAGACTACTTCATAGATGTTTTGGAAGGAATGGTGAAGCCACAAACTAGCTCAGGTGTAAGTGTAACGTATGAAGAGCTTCCTCTGAGATGGATGCTCCACAAAGGCTACCCCGTTCCACCCGATATGCAAAGGAACACCTCTGAAGATGGTGTGTCTGCAATGCATGGTACTTCAGGAAATCAAGAAAATCACAGCACTGAGCATCTATCTTTTGGGGGGGAGCTCTGGCAGAATCTGAAATACAGAGTGGAGGCTCAGTTTGATGTAATACGACACAACTTCCTCAAGTCGCATGACTTGTCTAGGAGGAGAACTCCACGTGTTGTTGTGCAGTATCGTTACTTTGTTGGAAG GATAGCTAAGCAACGCCTTCGAGAAGCTAGAATCCAAGCCATAGACTATCTCATATTGCTGCTTGCTGGTGCCTGTTTGGGGCTGATTGCTAGATCAGGTGATGAAAGCTTTGGCATGGGAGGTTATACCTACACCATTATAGCTACCT CTCTATTGTGCAAGATCGCAGCTCTGAGAACGTTCTCTCTGGACAAGTTGGAGTACAGGAGGGAACGGGCTTCGGGCATCAGCAGCCTTGCACATTTTGTAGCTAAGGACACAATAGACCATTTCAACACACTCATCAAGCCATTGGTGTACCTATCCATGTTTTACTTCTTCAGCAATCCAAGATCGACCTTCCTAGACAACTACATCGTCTTGCTTTGCCTCGTGTACTGTGTAACAGGAATAGCTTACACATTGGCCATTTTCCTAGAACCCGGTCCATCTCAGCTG TGCTCTGTGCTTTTACCAGTAGTTTTGACTCTCCTCTCAACTCAGCCTAAAGACAGCCAATTTATGAAGATTTTGACAAATATGTGTTATCCAAGCTGGGCTTTAGAAGCATTCATTGTCTCAAATGCTAAGAG CTATCACGGAGTATGGCTCATACAACGGTGTGGTGCACTTCTCAAAGCTGGCTATAGTCTCCATGACTGGAATCTTTGCATATCACTTCTCATGGCTACAGGGGCAGCTTGCCGCGCTTTAGCTTTCTTCGGTATGTTAGTGTTACAGAAGAAGTGA
- the LOC121750898 gene encoding serine/threonine-protein kinase PCRK1-like isoform X1 gives MEVGEQNSSCLPLTSHRSWHPRCYTCIFLFNPIYFFSFLDIPTKYSITKITEILLLWLLQNMGCFHFSNGHKTDEPRTTKSGSGVSSTSTSTDLDVRRLGSENVSDISNASSSAKISFSSLSQKHSNLRVFTFAELKTATKSFSRALMLGEGGFGPVYRGVLREKADSNKRVDIAVKQLSSRGLQGHKEWVTEVNVLGIVDHPNLVKLIGYCAEDDERGIQRLLVYEYMPNRSVQDHISSRFHAPLPWATRLKVAQDAAKGLAYLHEGMEIQIIFRDFKSSNILLDEQWNAKLSDFGLARLGPADGLSHVSTAVVGTVGYAAPEYIQTGRLTAKSDVWSYGIFLYELITGRRPFDRNKPKDEQKLLDWVRPHLSDMKKFEQIVDPRLNGKYDAKSAQRLAAIANRCLIRHPKNRPRMSDVVEMVNHVVKGMSSQTPDALVECAILAPDEEGSLQERWKRRILEHIKGDHKCLGWKSRRGVACEDI, from the exons ATGGAAGTTGGTGAGCAAAACTCCAGCTGCCTACCATTGACTTCCCACAGATCATGGCATCCTCGTTGCTACACatgcatttttctttttaatcccatttatttcttttcatttttggaCATACCCACAAAATATTCCATTACAAAAATCACAGAGATATTGCTGCTTTGGCTCTTACAG AACATGGGGTGTTTTCACTTCTCCAATGGGCATAAAACTGATGAGCCACGGACCACGAAGTCAGGGTCAGGCGTCTCATCCACGTCCACGTCCACGGATCTTGATGTGAGGAGGCTAGGGTCAGAGAACGTATCAGACATAAGCAACGCATCATCGTCTGCTAAGATCTCGTTCTCTAGTCTGTCCCAAAAGCATAGCAACCTTAGGGTGTTCACGTTCGCAGAGCTGAAGACTGCAACGAAGAGCTTCAGCCGCGCCCTCATGCTTGGAGAGGGCGGGTTTGGGCCAGTGTATAGAGGCGTTTTGAGGGAGAAGGCGGATTCAAATAAGCGCGTTGACATTGCTGTTAAACAGCTCAGCAGCAGAGGATTACAG GGGCACAAGGAGTGGGTGACGGAAGTGAATGTGCTCGGCATTGTAGATCACCCGAATCTTGTGAAGCTAATTGGCTACTGTGCTGAAGATGACGAGAGAGGGATCCAGCGCCTTCTGGTGTATGAATACATGCCAAATCGGAGCGTGCAAGATCATATATCAAGTCGATTTCACGCACCTCTGCCATGGGCAACTAGGCTAAAAGTGGCACAGGATGCTGCAAAAGGACTAGCATATCTTCATGAGGGTATGGAAATTCAG ATTATATTCAGAGATTTCAAGTCTTCAAACATTCTCTTGGATGAGCAGTGGAATGCTAAGCTCTCGGATTTCGGGTTGGCCAGATTAGGCCCTGCTGATGGATTAAGTCATGTCTCTACTGCT GTTGTGGGGACCGTGGGATATGCTGCACCGGAGTACATCCAGACGGGGCGCCTCACAGCCAAGAGCGACGTCTGGAGCTACGGGATATTCCTGTACGAGCTCATTACCGGGAGGCGCCCCTTCGACAGGAATAAGCCGAAAGACGAGCAGAAGCTCTTGGATTGGGTGAGGCCGCACCTCTCGGACATGAAGAAGTTTGAACAGATCGTAGACCCCCGTCTCAACGGGAAGTACGACGCCAAGTCGGCTCAGAGGCTCGCGGCCATTGCCAACCGGTGTCTGATCAGGCACCCCAAAAACCGGCCTAGAATGAGCGACGTCGTAGAGATGGTTAACCATGTTGTCAAAGGGATGAGCAGCCAGACCCCGGACGCCTTAGTCGAGTGCGCCATTCTGGCACCGGACGAGGAGGGATCGTTGCAAGAACGTTGGAAGAGAAGGATTCTAGAGCACATCAAGGGAGATCACAAGTGCTTGGGCTGGAAATCAAGGAGAGGAGTAGCCTGTGAAGATATTTGA
- the LOC121750898 gene encoding serine/threonine-protein kinase PCRK1-like isoform X2: protein MGCFHFSNGHKTDEPRTTKSGSGVSSTSTSTDLDVRRLGSENVSDISNASSSAKISFSSLSQKHSNLRVFTFAELKTATKSFSRALMLGEGGFGPVYRGVLREKADSNKRVDIAVKQLSSRGLQGHKEWVTEVNVLGIVDHPNLVKLIGYCAEDDERGIQRLLVYEYMPNRSVQDHISSRFHAPLPWATRLKVAQDAAKGLAYLHEGMEIQIIFRDFKSSNILLDEQWNAKLSDFGLARLGPADGLSHVSTAVVGTVGYAAPEYIQTGRLTAKSDVWSYGIFLYELITGRRPFDRNKPKDEQKLLDWVRPHLSDMKKFEQIVDPRLNGKYDAKSAQRLAAIANRCLIRHPKNRPRMSDVVEMVNHVVKGMSSQTPDALVECAILAPDEEGSLQERWKRRILEHIKGDHKCLGWKSRRGVACEDI, encoded by the exons ATGGGGTGTTTTCACTTCTCCAATGGGCATAAAACTGATGAGCCACGGACCACGAAGTCAGGGTCAGGCGTCTCATCCACGTCCACGTCCACGGATCTTGATGTGAGGAGGCTAGGGTCAGAGAACGTATCAGACATAAGCAACGCATCATCGTCTGCTAAGATCTCGTTCTCTAGTCTGTCCCAAAAGCATAGCAACCTTAGGGTGTTCACGTTCGCAGAGCTGAAGACTGCAACGAAGAGCTTCAGCCGCGCCCTCATGCTTGGAGAGGGCGGGTTTGGGCCAGTGTATAGAGGCGTTTTGAGGGAGAAGGCGGATTCAAATAAGCGCGTTGACATTGCTGTTAAACAGCTCAGCAGCAGAGGATTACAG GGGCACAAGGAGTGGGTGACGGAAGTGAATGTGCTCGGCATTGTAGATCACCCGAATCTTGTGAAGCTAATTGGCTACTGTGCTGAAGATGACGAGAGAGGGATCCAGCGCCTTCTGGTGTATGAATACATGCCAAATCGGAGCGTGCAAGATCATATATCAAGTCGATTTCACGCACCTCTGCCATGGGCAACTAGGCTAAAAGTGGCACAGGATGCTGCAAAAGGACTAGCATATCTTCATGAGGGTATGGAAATTCAG ATTATATTCAGAGATTTCAAGTCTTCAAACATTCTCTTGGATGAGCAGTGGAATGCTAAGCTCTCGGATTTCGGGTTGGCCAGATTAGGCCCTGCTGATGGATTAAGTCATGTCTCTACTGCT GTTGTGGGGACCGTGGGATATGCTGCACCGGAGTACATCCAGACGGGGCGCCTCACAGCCAAGAGCGACGTCTGGAGCTACGGGATATTCCTGTACGAGCTCATTACCGGGAGGCGCCCCTTCGACAGGAATAAGCCGAAAGACGAGCAGAAGCTCTTGGATTGGGTGAGGCCGCACCTCTCGGACATGAAGAAGTTTGAACAGATCGTAGACCCCCGTCTCAACGGGAAGTACGACGCCAAGTCGGCTCAGAGGCTCGCGGCCATTGCCAACCGGTGTCTGATCAGGCACCCCAAAAACCGGCCTAGAATGAGCGACGTCGTAGAGATGGTTAACCATGTTGTCAAAGGGATGAGCAGCCAGACCCCGGACGCCTTAGTCGAGTGCGCCATTCTGGCACCGGACGAGGAGGGATCGTTGCAAGAACGTTGGAAGAGAAGGATTCTAGAGCACATCAAGGGAGATCACAAGTGCTTGGGCTGGAAATCAAGGAGAGGAGTAGCCTGTGAAGATATTTGA
- the LOC121750943 gene encoding OVARIAN TUMOR DOMAIN-containing deubiquitinating enzyme 12-like isoform X2 — protein sequence MHATNTDHDVRWDGPRLIDVCSLSNGYPETVTCYAKDMSWTESVMEGLCNPEPCFEGNGEVITHAPQEDFSSFPAGYSSEFSSTADHHHGESSAALDWPGSSEWHSGSGIQTGELSHEDVNHGFMPEMEDEPALYDEMGKRLNQMVPVPHVPKINGEIPSADEVSSDHERLRNRLQVYDLVELKILGDGNCQFRSLSDQIYRTQEHHNFVRDQIVNQLKSQPDLYANYVPMAYGDYLKKMSKNEEWGDHVTLQAAADCYGVRIIVVTSYKDTCYIEILPQFEKSNRIILLSFWAEVHYNSIYPSGESPVDGGKKKKTSWWK from the exons ATGCACGCCACAAATACG GATCATGATGTGAGGTGGGACGGTCCTCGCCTTATAGATGTTTGCTCTCTTTCAAATGGTTATCCAGAAACCGTTACATGTTATGCCAAGGATATGTCTTGGACCGAGTCTGTGATGGAAGGTTTATGTAATCCAGAACCCTGTTTTGAGGGAAATGGTGAAGTTATTACGCACGCGCCTCAGGAGGACTTCTCGAGTTTTCCTGCTGGATATTCTTCAGAATTTTCGTCTACTGCAGATCACCATCATGGAGAGTCTAGTGCTGCTCTCGATTGGCCCGGTAGTTCAGAATGGCACTCAGGCTCTG GGATTCAGACGGGAGAGTTATCACATGAGGATGTTAACCATGGTTTCATGCCTGAGATGGAAGATGAACCAGCGCTTTACGATGAAATGGGAAAAAGGCTCAATCAGATGGTTCCAGTTCCT CACGTTCCTAAAATCAATGGAGAAATCCCTTCAGCAGATGAAGTTTCATCAGATCATGAAAGACTTCGGAATAG GTTGCAGGTATATGACCTAGTCGAACTCAAAATCCTGGGAGATGGTAACTGTCAG TTCCGTTCGCTGTCAGATCAAATATACCGGACACAAGAGCATCACAACTTTGTGAGAGACCAAATAGTCAATCAG CTGAAGTCGCAGCCTGATCTGTATGCCAATTATGTCCCCATGGCTTATGGTGACTACTTGAAGAAAATGAGCAA AAACGAAGAATGGGGAGATCATGTCACTCTGCAGGCTGCTGCAGATTGC TATGGCGTCAGGATCATTGTGGTTACTTCGTACAAGGATACGTGCTACATTGAGATTCTTCCACAGTTTGAGAAATCGAACAGGA TTATCTTGCTGAGCTTTTGGGCTGAAGTACACTACAATTCAATTTATCCCAGTGGAG AATCGCCAGTAGACGGtggtaagaagaagaagacgtcGTGGTGGAAGTGA
- the LOC121750943 gene encoding OVARIAN TUMOR DOMAIN-containing deubiquitinating enzyme 12-like isoform X1, translating to MPMYGQDHDVRWDGPRLIDVCSLSNGYPETVTCYAKDMSWTESVMEGLCNPEPCFEGNGEVITHAPQEDFSSFPAGYSSEFSSTADHHHGESSAALDWPGSSEWHSGSGIQTGELSHEDVNHGFMPEMEDEPALYDEMGKRLNQMVPVPHVPKINGEIPSADEVSSDHERLRNRLQVYDLVELKILGDGNCQFRSLSDQIYRTQEHHNFVRDQIVNQLKSQPDLYANYVPMAYGDYLKKMSKNEEWGDHVTLQAAADCYGVRIIVVTSYKDTCYIEILPQFEKSNRIILLSFWAEVHYNSIYPSGESPVDGGKKKKTSWWK from the exons ATGCCTATGTATGGGCAGGATCATGATGTGAGGTGGGACGGTCCTCGCCTTATAGATGTTTGCTCTCTTTCAAATGGTTATCCAGAAACCGTTACATGTTATGCCAAGGATATGTCTTGGACCGAGTCTGTGATGGAAGGTTTATGTAATCCAGAACCCTGTTTTGAGGGAAATGGTGAAGTTATTACGCACGCGCCTCAGGAGGACTTCTCGAGTTTTCCTGCTGGATATTCTTCAGAATTTTCGTCTACTGCAGATCACCATCATGGAGAGTCTAGTGCTGCTCTCGATTGGCCCGGTAGTTCAGAATGGCACTCAGGCTCTG GGATTCAGACGGGAGAGTTATCACATGAGGATGTTAACCATGGTTTCATGCCTGAGATGGAAGATGAACCAGCGCTTTACGATGAAATGGGAAAAAGGCTCAATCAGATGGTTCCAGTTCCT CACGTTCCTAAAATCAATGGAGAAATCCCTTCAGCAGATGAAGTTTCATCAGATCATGAAAGACTTCGGAATAG GTTGCAGGTATATGACCTAGTCGAACTCAAAATCCTGGGAGATGGTAACTGTCAG TTCCGTTCGCTGTCAGATCAAATATACCGGACACAAGAGCATCACAACTTTGTGAGAGACCAAATAGTCAATCAG CTGAAGTCGCAGCCTGATCTGTATGCCAATTATGTCCCCATGGCTTATGGTGACTACTTGAAGAAAATGAGCAA AAACGAAGAATGGGGAGATCATGTCACTCTGCAGGCTGCTGCAGATTGC TATGGCGTCAGGATCATTGTGGTTACTTCGTACAAGGATACGTGCTACATTGAGATTCTTCCACAGTTTGAGAAATCGAACAGGA TTATCTTGCTGAGCTTTTGGGCTGAAGTACACTACAATTCAATTTATCCCAGTGGAG AATCGCCAGTAGACGGtggtaagaagaagaagacgtcGTGGTGGAAGTGA
- the LOC121750943 gene encoding OVARIAN TUMOR DOMAIN-containing deubiquitinating enzyme 9-like isoform X3, producing the protein MSWTESVMEGLCNPEPCFEGNGEVITHAPQEDFSSFPAGYSSEFSSTADHHHGESSAALDWPGSSEWHSGSGIQTGELSHEDVNHGFMPEMEDEPALYDEMGKRLNQMVPVPHVPKINGEIPSADEVSSDHERLRNRLQVYDLVELKILGDGNCQFRSLSDQIYRTQEHHNFVRDQIVNQLKSQPDLYANYVPMAYGDYLKKMSKNEEWGDHVTLQAAADCYGVRIIVVTSYKDTCYIEILPQFEKSNRIILLSFWAEVHYNSIYPSGESPVDGGKKKKTSWWK; encoded by the exons ATGTCTTGGACCGAGTCTGTGATGGAAGGTTTATGTAATCCAGAACCCTGTTTTGAGGGAAATGGTGAAGTTATTACGCACGCGCCTCAGGAGGACTTCTCGAGTTTTCCTGCTGGATATTCTTCAGAATTTTCGTCTACTGCAGATCACCATCATGGAGAGTCTAGTGCTGCTCTCGATTGGCCCGGTAGTTCAGAATGGCACTCAGGCTCTG GGATTCAGACGGGAGAGTTATCACATGAGGATGTTAACCATGGTTTCATGCCTGAGATGGAAGATGAACCAGCGCTTTACGATGAAATGGGAAAAAGGCTCAATCAGATGGTTCCAGTTCCT CACGTTCCTAAAATCAATGGAGAAATCCCTTCAGCAGATGAAGTTTCATCAGATCATGAAAGACTTCGGAATAG GTTGCAGGTATATGACCTAGTCGAACTCAAAATCCTGGGAGATGGTAACTGTCAG TTCCGTTCGCTGTCAGATCAAATATACCGGACACAAGAGCATCACAACTTTGTGAGAGACCAAATAGTCAATCAG CTGAAGTCGCAGCCTGATCTGTATGCCAATTATGTCCCCATGGCTTATGGTGACTACTTGAAGAAAATGAGCAA AAACGAAGAATGGGGAGATCATGTCACTCTGCAGGCTGCTGCAGATTGC TATGGCGTCAGGATCATTGTGGTTACTTCGTACAAGGATACGTGCTACATTGAGATTCTTCCACAGTTTGAGAAATCGAACAGGA TTATCTTGCTGAGCTTTTGGGCTGAAGTACACTACAATTCAATTTATCCCAGTGGAG AATCGCCAGTAGACGGtggtaagaagaagaagacgtcGTGGTGGAAGTGA